A portion of the Stigmatella aurantiaca DW4/3-1 genome contains these proteins:
- a CDS encoding IS5-like element ISStau10 family transposase, producing MAEPWVSDELWRKLEPLLPKPRRKDRHVQFAGRKRTDPRRIFSGIVFVLRTGVPWRALPATGAFPSGYTCRLWLLRWHRAGVWKRLSQLLLAELRSKGRLHWTHAVVDSSFVRAPSGGRKTGPSPVDRRKLGTKHHVITDAMGTPLAVTLTGANRNDITQLLPLVDELPRVRGKRGSPKQKPQKLYADRGYDSDSHRLQLKKRHIEPYIARRRTAHGSGLGRKRSVVERTLSWLHQFRKLEIREEHSVATYKALADLALCLIYERLLES from the coding sequence ATGGCTGAACCCTGGGTGTCAGATGAACTGTGGCGAAAACTCGAACCGCTGCTGCCGAAGCCTCGAAGAAAGGATCGCCACGTGCAATTCGCTGGGCGCAAGAGGACCGACCCTCGTCGGATCTTCAGCGGCATCGTGTTCGTGTTGCGAACAGGCGTTCCCTGGCGCGCATTGCCTGCCACCGGTGCTTTTCCCTCGGGTTATACTTGCCGTCTCTGGTTGTTGAGGTGGCATCGGGCGGGTGTTTGGAAGCGATTGAGCCAACTTCTCTTGGCGGAACTGAGAAGCAAGGGGCGACTCCATTGGACGCATGCAGTTGTTGATAGCAGTTTCGTACGCGCCCCCAGCGGAGGCCGAAAAACCGGCCCCAGCCCCGTTGACCGAAGAAAGCTTGGCACCAAGCATCACGTTATCACCGATGCCATGGGGACACCCCTTGCCGTGACTCTCACCGGGGCAAACAGGAATGACATCACCCAACTTCTCCCCTTGGTGGATGAGCTTCCCCGTGTCCGCGGAAAGCGGGGCAGCCCCAAACAGAAGCCGCAGAAACTCTACGCAGATCGGGGCTATGATTCCGACTCCCACCGACTGCAGTTGAAGAAACGGCATATTGAGCCCTATATCGCCCGGCGACGAACTGCTCATGGAAGTGGTTTGGGCAGGAAACGCTCAGTCGTTGAACGCACGCTCTCTTGGCTCCATCAGTTCCGAAAGCTGGAGATCCGGGAGGAGCACTCGGTTGCAACCTACAAGGCTCTTGCTGACCTGGCTCTCTGCCTCATCTACGAGCGCCTGCTGGAGTCGTAA
- a CDS encoding IS5-like element ISStau9 family transposase gives MTEEVWAKLEPLLPPRPEHPLGCHNPRVPDRKAMEAILLVLRTGMQWQALKATGICHPSSAYRRFREWTEAGVFREFWRLGLVAYEQMRGIEWKWMSLDGAMTKAPLGGQKTGPNPTDRAKKGTKRSLLTDGRGTPLGVVVAAANVNDHKLVEATFDSVRVRRPKPSKGTPQHLCLDAGYDCQAVRQWGDKFHLQLHIRPRRPPATTAKKSRRKKARRWVVERSHSWMNRFRRLLVRWEKREDTFLAMVHLALGLITWFHFLLR, from the coding sequence ATGACGGAGGAGGTGTGGGCCAAGCTGGAGCCCCTGTTGCCTCCTCGTCCCGAGCATCCGCTGGGGTGTCACAATCCACGAGTGCCTGACAGAAAGGCCATGGAAGCCATCCTGTTGGTGCTGCGCACGGGGATGCAGTGGCAGGCGCTCAAGGCCACCGGAATCTGCCACCCGTCCTCGGCCTACCGACGCTTCCGGGAGTGGACCGAGGCCGGAGTGTTCCGAGAATTCTGGCGCTTGGGGCTCGTGGCCTATGAGCAGATGAGGGGCATTGAGTGGAAGTGGATGAGCCTGGACGGGGCGATGACCAAAGCCCCGCTGGGTGGGCAGAAAACCGGTCCCAACCCAACGGACCGGGCCAAGAAAGGCACCAAGAGAAGCCTGCTGACGGATGGACGAGGTACGCCGCTGGGCGTGGTGGTGGCTGCAGCCAACGTCAACGACCACAAGCTGGTGGAGGCCACGTTTGATTCAGTGCGGGTCAGAAGGCCGAAGCCTTCCAAAGGCACTCCGCAGCATCTGTGCCTGGATGCAGGCTACGACTGCCAAGCGGTGCGTCAGTGGGGAGACAAGTTCCACCTTCAGCTGCACATTCGCCCACGTCGTCCCCCGGCGACGACTGCGAAGAAGAGCCGCCGGAAGAAGGCACGCCGTTGGGTGGTGGAACGCTCTCACTCGTGGATGAACCGCTTCCGCAGGCTGCTGGTGCGCTGGGAGAAGCGCGAGGACACCTTTCTGGCCATGGTGCATCTGGCCCTGGGCCTCATCACTTGGTTCCACTTCCTACTGAGATAG
- a CDS encoding SEC-C metal-binding domain-containing protein, producing the protein MSKNIPPEKHKEIMAELGREYPAFIKEIDQAVDDIADRATQFNPLALLQRSYFSHVLFAIGKQPNTQFDLNEAYPLQVLDYIQSIIVSRQQKDTRQPTDEEYLDLQSLIGKLYARINVEYHIRKGAQLQITNPNYSFEQDAFHVRAQLFWMNVSVDRYSIHNTPFIRELIKPHSPILVDLFGISGDELTEALASIQQSLTQGLFSAYVEIDEIRLRTLDEIGSNLSTSKEDFQSLLGGALDKLGFRDRLRSAMNRVAELDLFDLQKTTKLPLKLLDALSLAPGEDQSFFSPGDYRGWPLRQLPIRSRPFLKFDGKHYCFNNYNLQDNVYRSLQMLVTAIKPDYKPTWNARQKEVSERLPLEMLERLLPGSRRHSSIQYQWTNKSTGRMEWAEADGIVIFDDVLLAIEVKGGIFTPASPTTDLPAYIASIRNLVCTPAIQARRFIDELDARGELELFDEKRQPIGRIRKSDFWRIWGVCVTVDNISDIGTRHADFKNVGLSFVDNPTWIVSIDDLRIFCDLFDSGATFIHYLEQRLRVFRNPKAHPDDELDFIGMFFVHNDINMHTKSFGDATHIVWHGYRDIVDKYYYELISGGSPKKPSQRTYEFFARTLSRIEESAIPGRLRVYSWLMDLGDEGRQQFDSLVRQCLEFQASTKRIRPAIMMCEERYILAFCMTPEIAQPSETFMREYAISLVSSMQGKDLLVLRLNFNGEQIASAHGEILGQQNLSEIEPNRLAELREKYSQSRIAAVKKSTGRNKVGRNEKCPCGSGLKFKLCHGQKK; encoded by the coding sequence ATGAGTAAGAACATACCACCCGAAAAGCACAAGGAGATCATGGCCGAGCTTGGCCGCGAATATCCAGCGTTCATCAAAGAGATTGATCAGGCAGTGGATGATATTGCCGATCGCGCAACACAATTCAACCCACTAGCCCTACTCCAACGAAGCTACTTTTCGCACGTGCTCTTTGCGATCGGCAAGCAACCCAACACTCAATTCGACCTTAACGAAGCGTATCCGCTCCAAGTTCTGGACTACATTCAAAGCATCATAGTCTCACGGCAGCAAAAAGACACACGGCAACCAACGGACGAAGAATACCTCGATCTGCAATCATTGATCGGAAAACTCTACGCAAGAATCAATGTCGAATACCACATCCGGAAAGGCGCGCAGCTACAGATAACAAACCCGAATTACAGTTTTGAGCAAGACGCATTCCATGTGCGCGCACAACTGTTCTGGATGAATGTGAGCGTCGATCGTTATTCTATACATAACACGCCGTTCATTCGCGAGCTAATAAAGCCACATAGCCCGATTTTGGTAGACCTGTTCGGAATCTCAGGTGATGAGCTAACAGAGGCGCTCGCCTCCATCCAGCAGAGCCTTACCCAGGGGCTCTTCTCTGCGTATGTCGAGATTGACGAAATCAGACTAAGAACCTTGGACGAGATCGGGTCAAACCTCAGCACCAGCAAGGAGGACTTTCAATCACTGCTTGGTGGTGCACTCGACAAGTTGGGATTTCGAGACAGGCTCCGCAGTGCGATGAATCGAGTCGCGGAACTCGATCTCTTCGATCTTCAGAAAACGACCAAGCTTCCCCTAAAATTACTGGATGCCCTCTCCTTGGCGCCGGGCGAGGATCAATCATTCTTCTCCCCTGGCGATTACAGGGGATGGCCATTGAGGCAACTGCCAATCCGAAGTCGGCCATTCCTCAAATTCGACGGCAAGCACTACTGCTTCAACAATTACAACCTGCAAGACAATGTCTACAGATCGCTCCAGATGCTGGTCACGGCCATCAAGCCTGACTACAAGCCTACCTGGAACGCGCGACAGAAGGAGGTATCCGAGCGCCTCCCTCTCGAAATGCTTGAACGACTTCTTCCCGGATCAAGACGCCACTCATCCATTCAATACCAATGGACAAACAAGTCCACAGGCAGAATGGAATGGGCAGAGGCCGATGGGATCGTCATCTTCGACGACGTTCTTCTCGCTATCGAGGTCAAGGGGGGCATATTTACCCCCGCTTCGCCAACGACCGATCTGCCAGCCTACATAGCATCAATACGAAACTTGGTTTGTACACCAGCGATTCAGGCGCGGCGATTCATTGATGAACTTGACGCACGAGGGGAACTCGAACTCTTTGATGAGAAGAGACAGCCCATTGGCCGAATTCGCAAGTCGGACTTCTGGAGGATATGGGGAGTCTGCGTCACGGTTGATAACATTTCCGACATCGGCACGCGCCACGCCGACTTCAAAAATGTTGGCCTAAGCTTTGTCGACAATCCGACCTGGATCGTTTCGATAGACGATCTGCGCATATTCTGCGATCTGTTCGACTCTGGTGCGACCTTCATTCATTACCTAGAGCAACGGCTCAGGGTTTTTCGCAATCCGAAGGCCCACCCCGACGACGAACTTGACTTCATTGGCATGTTCTTTGTCCATAATGACATCAACATGCACACGAAGAGTTTCGGCGACGCAACGCACATTGTGTGGCATGGTTATCGAGACATTGTCGATAAGTACTATTACGAACTGATCTCGGGCGGTTCCCCCAAAAAGCCAAGCCAGCGTACTTATGAATTCTTTGCGCGCACGCTATCCAGAATAGAAGAGTCTGCTATTCCGGGAAGGCTGCGGGTATACAGTTGGCTCATGGATCTCGGGGACGAGGGACGACAACAGTTTGACTCGTTGGTCCGACAGTGCCTTGAGTTCCAAGCCTCCACCAAGAGAATCAGGCCCGCGATAATGATGTGCGAAGAGAGGTACATCCTTGCTTTCTGCATGACTCCCGAGATCGCTCAGCCCTCCGAAACGTTCATGAGAGAGTATGCGATCTCGCTTGTCAGTTCCATGCAGGGGAAAGATCTGCTGGTCCTCAGGTTAAATTTCAATGGTGAGCAGATTGCCTCGGCGCATGGAGAAATTCTGGGGCAACAGAACTTGAGCGAGATCGAACCCAATCGACTGGCCGAGCTAAGAGAGAAATACAGCCAAAGTCGAATAGCGGCAGTCAAGAAATCCACGGGCAGGAATAAGGTAGGCCGAAATGAAAAGTGCCCCTGCGGTAGCGGCCTGAAGTTCAAGCTGTGCCATGGGCAAAAGAAATGA
- a CDS encoding IS4 family transposase, with translation MARLVLQRAVSAEWMDSLFEAHRKRQYTRELLFSTVVELMSVVAMGLRPSLHAGAKATEGGTSIAALYEKVNRMEPDLVRALVRGSAQRLEPVVQPLRTGEKPWAEGYRVRVMDGNHLPASEKRLKPLREFRGAALPGHSLVVYAPEQGLVVDVVPCEDAHAQERTLVAAVLEHAQQGDLWIADRNFSTTRIVFGLEDRHAAFIIREHGRTPSPTEEGKRKRVGRVETGVVFEQPVQVEDDGGRLLTLRRIELQLDEPTEEREPLIRLLTNAPKEKLSAEKVACLYRKRWSIEGMFQSLESALHSEVRTLGHPRAALLAFGTAVVAYNILAVIQAAVEAAHPEAKAEGIELSPFFVATEVQATYGGRMIAVGDDVWTAFDEQSPLQLSRTLIRIAQHAQPKRLRKHPRGPKKKTQKGYVSGRTARQHVATARVLASGRIDSTS, from the coding sequence ATGGCCCGGCTGGTGCTGCAGCGTGCCGTCAGCGCGGAGTGGATGGACTCACTGTTCGAGGCGCATCGGAAGAGGCAGTACACCCGGGAGTTGCTGTTCTCCACCGTGGTGGAGTTGATGTCCGTGGTGGCCATGGGGCTGCGACCCTCGCTGCATGCGGGCGCCAAGGCCACAGAGGGAGGCACCTCGATCGCTGCGCTCTACGAGAAGGTGAATCGAATGGAGCCGGACTTGGTGCGAGCTCTGGTCCGTGGCAGCGCCCAACGACTGGAGCCTGTAGTCCAGCCGCTGAGGACAGGGGAGAAGCCCTGGGCAGAGGGCTATCGCGTCCGAGTCATGGACGGCAATCATCTGCCTGCCAGCGAGAAAAGGCTCAAGCCGCTGCGTGAGTTTCGAGGCGCCGCCCTGCCCGGACACTCGCTGGTAGTGTACGCCCCGGAGCAGGGCTTGGTGGTGGATGTGGTGCCGTGTGAGGACGCACACGCTCAGGAGCGGACGCTGGTGGCTGCTGTGCTGGAGCACGCCCAGCAGGGCGACTTGTGGATAGCCGATAGGAACTTCTCCACGACTCGGATTGTCTTTGGCCTGGAGGACAGGCACGCCGCCTTCATCATCCGAGAGCATGGACGCACGCCCAGCCCTACAGAGGAGGGGAAGCGAAAGAGGGTGGGCCGTGTGGAAACGGGCGTTGTCTTCGAGCAGCCCGTCCAGGTGGAGGACGACGGTGGGCGCCTGCTCACGCTGCGTCGCATCGAACTTCAGCTGGATGAGCCCACCGAGGAGAGGGAGCCCCTCATTCGTCTGCTCACCAACGCTCCCAAAGAAAAGCTCTCCGCCGAGAAGGTAGCGTGTTTGTACCGCAAACGGTGGAGCATCGAAGGCATGTTTCAGAGCTTGGAGTCTGCGCTCCATAGTGAGGTGCGGACGCTGGGTCACCCACGAGCGGCGCTGCTCGCATTCGGGACTGCCGTGGTGGCCTACAACATCCTGGCGGTCATCCAGGCGGCAGTCGAGGCAGCGCACCCCGAGGCCAAGGCCGAGGGCATTGAACTTTCCCCCTTCTTCGTTGCTACCGAAGTGCAGGCCACCTATGGCGGGAGGATGATTGCTGTGGGGGATGACGTTTGGACCGCCTTCGACGAGCAGTCTCCTCTCCAACTCAGTCGAACCCTCATCCGCATTGCGCAGCACGCTCAGCCCAAGCGTCTGCGCAAGCACCCGCGGGGGCCCAAAAAGAAAACGCAGAAGGGCTACGTCTCAGGACGCACTGCACGTCAGCACGTCGCCACGGCTCGAGTCCTCGCCTCCGGGCGCATTGATTCAACATCTTGA